One genomic window of Longimicrobiaceae bacterium includes the following:
- a CDS encoding TraR/DksA C4-type zinc finger protein, producing the protein MTKPQSFLTPEQLEQIRQELQRSLARLERSMRSNGASRTPDLDQSAVGRLSRIEALQNQGMTQNLHERERLQLEQVLKALERIEDGTFGYCADCRAPIRFERLLVFPETLNCAACGSGN; encoded by the coding sequence ATGACCAAACCTCAGTCCTTCCTGACGCCCGAGCAGCTGGAACAGATCCGGCAGGAGCTGCAGCGAAGCCTGGCCCGCCTGGAGCGGAGCATGAGATCCAACGGCGCCAGCCGGACGCCTGATCTCGATCAGTCCGCCGTGGGGCGCCTCTCCCGCATTGAAGCGCTCCAGAATCAAGGCATGACGCAGAACCTGCACGAGCGCGAGCGGCTGCAGCTCGAGCAGGTGCTGAAAGCCCTGGAGCGAATCGAGGACGGGACTTTCGGCTACTGCGCCGACTGTCGGGCCCCGATCCGCTTCGAGCGCCTCCTCGTCTTTCCCGAGACGCTGAACTGCGCCGCCTGCGGCAGCGGAAACTGA